A genomic window from Triticum urartu cultivar G1812 chromosome 7, Tu2.1, whole genome shotgun sequence includes:
- the LOC125523251 gene encoding tRNA A64-2'-O-ribosylphosphate transferase-like isoform X3 — MAAAASEHAAEEGTMSIYKAARRIKRRESTLYNALRSVADDAAFVAEIAALWPTLPLVANLRCGLWYAQPRSLAATCYFKSTDGHAGNWAFSTARLNLHLALLAGERGGCIIVDSTRKGKRFPDSMAKTIPIWCCVLNRAIQRHRLRAINQAVVSNGDAEEYSGSSNWDSSVHLPVWVLETERNAIEGRIEEWVDLFESCGADIHSLALGLQKPLRPLWISQNTRIWLNEVPDHQLWDFTPIILVSASASGTVATQRTASEFSWRYIPGAGDDEESWARGLTPTLFWKHSYDLLDGGPDLCNQLVADIVEKDRVYRAQRGEHSPQVIVKHIKCSSHGQESYTGDHTIITQPMNSNPSTLAPANTQYSNDGHVVFWIGTSNIAVASTMQVADGLADMDCILNCDSTSRLPSNSSEDSYLELPIVDSKDERFSLLKNLPKAVSFAKNNLIARRKMLLCCQSGEDISICVALAIITRLFNDTGCFDCGESFMRRDITKLEMRKRLVFICKYAVNARPSRGNLRQVYGFLCNEKEQLPH, encoded by the exons atggcggcggcggcgtcagAGCACGCGGCCGAGGAGGGGACGATGAGCATCTACAAGGCGGCGAGGCGCATCAAGCGGCGGGAGAGCACCCTGTACAACGCGCTGCGGAGCGTGGCCGACGACGCGGCCTTCGTGGCCGAGATCGCGGCGCTGTGGCCGACCCTGCCGCTGGTCGCCAACCTCCGGTGCGGCCTCTGGTACGCGCAGCCGCGCTCCCTCGCCGCCACCTGCTACTTCAAGTCCACCGACGGCCACGCCGGCAACTGGGCCTTCTCCACCGCCCGCCTCAATCTCCACCTCGCCCTCCTCGCCG GGGAAAGAGGAGGATGCATAATAGTTGATTCAACAAGGAAAGGGAAACGATTTCCAGATAGCATGGCAAAGACAATACCCATTTGGTGCTGCGTTCTCAATCGAGCCATTCAGAGGCATCGACTGCGGGCTATCAACCAAG CTGTTGTATCAAACGGGGATGCTGAAGAGTACTCTGGTTCATCAAACTGGGATAGCTCAGTTCATCTTCCTGTATGGGTTCTGGAAACTGAGAGAAATGCAATAGAGGGGCGTATTGAAGAATGGGTGGACCTATTTGAATCTTGTGGTGCAGACATTCATTCTCTTGCATTAGGTTTGCAAAAACCACTCCGTCCACTGTGGATATCACAAAATACACGTATATGGTTGAATGAAGTACCAGATCATCAGTTATGGGACTTCACTCCCATCATATTAGTTTCAGCATCTGCATCTGGTACAGTGGCTACACAAAGAACGGCGTCAGAATTCAGCTGGCGCTATATTCCTGGTGCAGGAGATGATGAAGAGAGTTGGGCACGTGGTCTAACTCCTACATTATTCTGGAAGCATTCGTATGATCTACTTGATGGTGGACCAGATCTTTGTAATCAGTTAGTTGCCGACATCGTTGAAAAGGATAGGGTTTACCGTGCACAGAGGGGTGAACATTCTCCACAAGTTATAGTTAAGCATATAAAGTGCTCAAGCCATGGACAAGAATCATACACGGGAGATCATACAATTATCACACAACCTATGAACTCGAACCCTTCTACTCTTGCTCCagcaaatacacagtactccaaTGATGGTCATGTAGTCTTCTGGATTGGGACATCAAACATTGCAGTAGCATCTACCATGCAAG TTGCAGATGGCTTGGCTGATATGGATTGCATACTGAACTGTGACAGCACATCAAGATTGCCTTCTAATTCATCAGAAGATTCTTACCTTGAACTACCTATTGTG GATTCCAAGGATGAACGATTTTCTTTGTTGAAAAATCTTCCCAAAGCAGTTAGCTTTGCAAAGAATAATCTAATCGCAAGGAGAAAAATGCTGCTATGTTGTCAAAGTG GAGAAGATATAAGCATTTGTGTGGCTTTGGCAATAATCACACGGTTATTCAATGACACTG GGTGCTTCGACTGCGGCGAATCTTTTATGAGAAGAGACATCACCAAGTTAGAGATGAGGAAGAGGCTGGTGTTCATTTGCAAATACGCCGTTAATGCGCGGCCATCTAGGGGAAACTTGAGGCAGGTCTATGGTTTTCTATGCAACGAAAAGGAACAGCTGCCCCATTAG
- the LOC125523251 gene encoding tRNA A64-2'-O-ribosylphosphate transferase-like isoform X1, with protein sequence MAAAASEHAAEEGTMSIYKAARRIKRRESTLYNALRSVADDAAFVAEIAALWPTLPLVANLRCGLWYAQPRSLAATCYFKSTDGHAGNWAFSTARLNLHLALLAGERGGCIIVDSTRKGKRFPDSMAKTIPIWCCVLNRAIQRHRLRAINQGSGLNSEMSAVVSNGDAEEYSGSSNWDSSVHLPVWVLETERNAIEGRIEEWVDLFESCGADIHSLALGLQKPLRPLWISQNTRIWLNEVPDHQLWDFTPIILVSASASGTVATQRTASEFSWRYIPGAGDDEESWARGLTPTLFWKHSYDLLDGGPDLCNQLVADIVEKDRVYRAQRGEHSPQVIVKHIKCSSHGQESYTGDHTIITQPMNSNPSTLAPANTQYSNDGHVVFWIGTSNIAVASTMQVADGLADMDCILNCDSTSRLPSNSSEDSYLELPIVDSKDERFSLLKNLPKAVSFAKNNLIARRKMLLCCQSGEDISICVALAIITRLFNDTGCFDCGESFMRRDITKLEMRKRLVFICKYAVNARPSRGNLRQVYGFLCNEKEQLPH encoded by the exons atggcggcggcggcgtcagAGCACGCGGCCGAGGAGGGGACGATGAGCATCTACAAGGCGGCGAGGCGCATCAAGCGGCGGGAGAGCACCCTGTACAACGCGCTGCGGAGCGTGGCCGACGACGCGGCCTTCGTGGCCGAGATCGCGGCGCTGTGGCCGACCCTGCCGCTGGTCGCCAACCTCCGGTGCGGCCTCTGGTACGCGCAGCCGCGCTCCCTCGCCGCCACCTGCTACTTCAAGTCCACCGACGGCCACGCCGGCAACTGGGCCTTCTCCACCGCCCGCCTCAATCTCCACCTCGCCCTCCTCGCCG GGGAAAGAGGAGGATGCATAATAGTTGATTCAACAAGGAAAGGGAAACGATTTCCAGATAGCATGGCAAAGACAATACCCATTTGGTGCTGCGTTCTCAATCGAGCCATTCAGAGGCATCGACTGCGGGCTATCAACCAAGGTAGCGGATTGAATTCCGAAATG TCAGCTGTTGTATCAAACGGGGATGCTGAAGAGTACTCTGGTTCATCAAACTGGGATAGCTCAGTTCATCTTCCTGTATGGGTTCTGGAAACTGAGAGAAATGCAATAGAGGGGCGTATTGAAGAATGGGTGGACCTATTTGAATCTTGTGGTGCAGACATTCATTCTCTTGCATTAGGTTTGCAAAAACCACTCCGTCCACTGTGGATATCACAAAATACACGTATATGGTTGAATGAAGTACCAGATCATCAGTTATGGGACTTCACTCCCATCATATTAGTTTCAGCATCTGCATCTGGTACAGTGGCTACACAAAGAACGGCGTCAGAATTCAGCTGGCGCTATATTCCTGGTGCAGGAGATGATGAAGAGAGTTGGGCACGTGGTCTAACTCCTACATTATTCTGGAAGCATTCGTATGATCTACTTGATGGTGGACCAGATCTTTGTAATCAGTTAGTTGCCGACATCGTTGAAAAGGATAGGGTTTACCGTGCACAGAGGGGTGAACATTCTCCACAAGTTATAGTTAAGCATATAAAGTGCTCAAGCCATGGACAAGAATCATACACGGGAGATCATACAATTATCACACAACCTATGAACTCGAACCCTTCTACTCTTGCTCCagcaaatacacagtactccaaTGATGGTCATGTAGTCTTCTGGATTGGGACATCAAACATTGCAGTAGCATCTACCATGCAAG TTGCAGATGGCTTGGCTGATATGGATTGCATACTGAACTGTGACAGCACATCAAGATTGCCTTCTAATTCATCAGAAGATTCTTACCTTGAACTACCTATTGTG GATTCCAAGGATGAACGATTTTCTTTGTTGAAAAATCTTCCCAAAGCAGTTAGCTTTGCAAAGAATAATCTAATCGCAAGGAGAAAAATGCTGCTATGTTGTCAAAGTG GAGAAGATATAAGCATTTGTGTGGCTTTGGCAATAATCACACGGTTATTCAATGACACTG GGTGCTTCGACTGCGGCGAATCTTTTATGAGAAGAGACATCACCAAGTTAGAGATGAGGAAGAGGCTGGTGTTCATTTGCAAATACGCCGTTAATGCGCGGCCATCTAGGGGAAACTTGAGGCAGGTCTATGGTTTTCTATGCAACGAAAAGGAACAGCTGCCCCATTAG
- the LOC125523251 gene encoding tRNA A64-2'-O-ribosylphosphate transferase-like isoform X2, with protein MAAAASEHAAEEGTMSIYKAARRIKRRESTLYNALRSVADDAAFVAEIAALWPTLPLVANLRCGLWYAQPRSLAATCYFKSTDGHAGNWAFSTARLNLHLALLAGERGGCIIVDSTRKGKRFPDSMAKTIPIWCCVLNRAIQRHRLRAINQGSGLNSEMSAVVSNGDAEEYSGSSNWDSSVHLPVWVLETERNAIEGRIEEWVDLFESCGADIHSLALGLQKPLRPLWISQNTRIWLNEVPDHQLWDFTPIILVSASASGTVATQRTASEFSWRYIPGAGDDEESWARGLTPTLFWKHSYDLLDGGPDLCNQLVADIVEKDRVYRAQRGEHSPQVIVKHIKCSSHGQESYTGDHTIITQPMNSNPSTLAPANTQYSNDGHVVFWIGTSNIAVASTMQDGLADMDCILNCDSTSRLPSNSSEDSYLELPIVDSKDERFSLLKNLPKAVSFAKNNLIARRKMLLCCQSGEDISICVALAIITRLFNDTGCFDCGESFMRRDITKLEMRKRLVFICKYAVNARPSRGNLRQVYGFLCNEKEQLPH; from the exons atggcggcggcggcgtcagAGCACGCGGCCGAGGAGGGGACGATGAGCATCTACAAGGCGGCGAGGCGCATCAAGCGGCGGGAGAGCACCCTGTACAACGCGCTGCGGAGCGTGGCCGACGACGCGGCCTTCGTGGCCGAGATCGCGGCGCTGTGGCCGACCCTGCCGCTGGTCGCCAACCTCCGGTGCGGCCTCTGGTACGCGCAGCCGCGCTCCCTCGCCGCCACCTGCTACTTCAAGTCCACCGACGGCCACGCCGGCAACTGGGCCTTCTCCACCGCCCGCCTCAATCTCCACCTCGCCCTCCTCGCCG GGGAAAGAGGAGGATGCATAATAGTTGATTCAACAAGGAAAGGGAAACGATTTCCAGATAGCATGGCAAAGACAATACCCATTTGGTGCTGCGTTCTCAATCGAGCCATTCAGAGGCATCGACTGCGGGCTATCAACCAAGGTAGCGGATTGAATTCCGAAATG TCAGCTGTTGTATCAAACGGGGATGCTGAAGAGTACTCTGGTTCATCAAACTGGGATAGCTCAGTTCATCTTCCTGTATGGGTTCTGGAAACTGAGAGAAATGCAATAGAGGGGCGTATTGAAGAATGGGTGGACCTATTTGAATCTTGTGGTGCAGACATTCATTCTCTTGCATTAGGTTTGCAAAAACCACTCCGTCCACTGTGGATATCACAAAATACACGTATATGGTTGAATGAAGTACCAGATCATCAGTTATGGGACTTCACTCCCATCATATTAGTTTCAGCATCTGCATCTGGTACAGTGGCTACACAAAGAACGGCGTCAGAATTCAGCTGGCGCTATATTCCTGGTGCAGGAGATGATGAAGAGAGTTGGGCACGTGGTCTAACTCCTACATTATTCTGGAAGCATTCGTATGATCTACTTGATGGTGGACCAGATCTTTGTAATCAGTTAGTTGCCGACATCGTTGAAAAGGATAGGGTTTACCGTGCACAGAGGGGTGAACATTCTCCACAAGTTATAGTTAAGCATATAAAGTGCTCAAGCCATGGACAAGAATCATACACGGGAGATCATACAATTATCACACAACCTATGAACTCGAACCCTTCTACTCTTGCTCCagcaaatacacagtactccaaTGATGGTCATGTAGTCTTCTGGATTGGGACATCAAACATTGCAGTAGCATCTACCATGCAAG ATGGCTTGGCTGATATGGATTGCATACTGAACTGTGACAGCACATCAAGATTGCCTTCTAATTCATCAGAAGATTCTTACCTTGAACTACCTATTGTG GATTCCAAGGATGAACGATTTTCTTTGTTGAAAAATCTTCCCAAAGCAGTTAGCTTTGCAAAGAATAATCTAATCGCAAGGAGAAAAATGCTGCTATGTTGTCAAAGTG GAGAAGATATAAGCATTTGTGTGGCTTTGGCAATAATCACACGGTTATTCAATGACACTG GGTGCTTCGACTGCGGCGAATCTTTTATGAGAAGAGACATCACCAAGTTAGAGATGAGGAAGAGGCTGGTGTTCATTTGCAAATACGCCGTTAATGCGCGGCCATCTAGGGGAAACTTGAGGCAGGTCTATGGTTTTCTATGCAACGAAAAGGAACAGCTGCCCCATTAG